The DNA window ATAAATGGTCGAGAATCTCACCGCggagaaagggaaaaaaaagattacgCAGCGCTTTCCTTCAAACACATGAGTCGACACAAATGATGGGAGGCAGTGATATCGGGACTCACCAGTGCAGGTCATGGCGGTGCAGACCCAGTTGCCACAAGCACAAACGCAGCGATTGCACTCCACCTGAGTCTCGGCTCCGTCTTCGTACGTCTCGTCCTCCAAGGCACATTCTGCGGAGCAAAGGGAGCAAATCTCAGCCTATCTATTTTTGAAAAGCATAAATTCGATTGACCACACACATCGAAGCTGGTGTTTGTTGACACTTTTCCGTTTAATAAAAACGGCTTGTGCCAGAGTGGACTTGTCAGCTCCTGACATTTGGGGTTGAGTTGGGTAAACACTGAGTGCGTGTGTCCCTCAGCGCTGAACTCTGGAGAAGCGCTAGAGTTCAGCGCTCTGCCATGAATCTTAATTCTCACCGTGACATTGCAAAAGCACTTCCTGTCAacttatgattttttttttctttctttttgttatttagGCTGGAATACATTAAAACACAGTGTATACTACAAAATAATAAGAGTTTTGATATGTAAGGTTTGTTTAACTTGACAGTGAGACTGTGTTTGGGGCTTTTTATAAAGATGTAGGAGGTGTTGAGTTGGTAACATCAATTAATGACCACTTCCACCCAGCAGTGAAAGTCTTTGGCATGGACAGCCTTGTTGTGCAGTTATCTGTATGGCTGTCAAAGGATTACAATTTtcaatctcaattaatcgcactaaagccgAGTATCTTTGAGTATATTTGTAAAGAtaaatagaagtaaaaatgaaaattcaatGAAAGTTCATAGAGTCGTAGAATATACTCCAGAAAAACAGTGACTGCACTGTAAACAAAAGatggcaaaaaaatgaatatgataGAAAAATATCACACAACAATATTTAGAGAAATATGATGCATTTTGGAAACCTAACATGAAAGTATATGAGGCCtcattagaaataatattttcccGGGGCTGCACAATGCCCTGGTGCTACTGCACATCACAGCAGTTGTATAGCTTAATACTCCTCCAAGGCCCCACCATGCTATATCTCCCAGATTTGGGTCATGTGAAGTGGAATATCTGGAATATAAGCTTACTCTTCTCTGGTGGGTTAAAGCCTGGCTTCAGGCAGTTGAGGAACTCATCAAAGCTCAGCTTCCAGTCGGCATTCTCATCGGAGAGCTCGATGAGCGCGTCCACACACAGACTCCTGTGGGGGAAATACAGTGGGAATATACGCTCAGAAAAACCACATGCAGTGCTCCATTACATCATGCTGTGGGCTCTCACGCCAGACCTGACCCACCGACGGTGCTTAGACCTTAAAAATAGACCACTGATCAAGAACAATTTGCGAGGAACCTGAGCAGCTTGTTGCTCTCCTGGTCGGCGTAGGACTGCAGCTCCACCACCGAGTCATTGTGCTGGATGAATTTGAGGAGCTCGGTCGAGTCCATCTGAGAGTCGCCGTTGTCGTAGGACTGTGGAGAGAACCAACATGCTCACTTCACATCAGTCACCAACTCATCTGCTGCGGGCTCACAACAGGTCCTGTGTTACCATAGCAACAGTCGAAGGTCTTCATCGAAGTTGTAGGAGCACATTAAAATTGGATATATGCTCATGCTTTGCATACACTGAGACATATTTCAATTATGTAATGGATTTTCCACACTCCAGCGGCGTGTTGAATTATAAATACAGTGATATCACATGTGAAAGGCTGCCAGCAAACAGCCTGTAGAAAGGTTTGATGAAGATgtagtgaaacaaaaaacacatttcatcactATCAGTAACTATGCTTTTTAAAAAGCTCACTTCCTTTGAAGTAAAACAGAGCGACATTATGTCACACAACTGTAGTCACCTTGAACTCTTAATCCGTGTTCAACATTatcatcattaataataataattactataAACTGGTGaacagtgatgggtagatgacgtttcatgacacagggtgaagggtaggtgaggttttatgaaacagtgtcctgattttcagaggccaccagatggcactgtctgctctaaaatgtttcaatttgaacaactaattcaatgaaaactcacatttctaaagcaagagcaccatctagtggcctcagaaaataaggacactgtttcatcaaccctgcaaaactgtttcatgatgcctcatctacccatcacttgttAGCAGGTAGTTTAATGCAGGCAAACTTTGATTTCAGCGGGATACATATGTTTAAAAACCTCCACATGGAGAAGCCCACCTTGAAGTACTTGAGCAGGATCTCAGAGAAGTTGGAGCCCTTGACAAACCAGCCATCGGGAACGACTTCGGTCTGAAGCCACTGGATCACGCGGCTCCTCAATTCGTTGCGGTCGGCAGCGTAACACACCACTGGGCGAAAGAGCAGCTCATCAGTTTTAGAGCTCATACCACTTTCATTGTTATTTCTTGAGTTTATTAGAGACTCATGTCAGACTCACCCGGACTGGCAGCTACCAGGTCTGTCTTCTTCTCTAGAGGAGGAAAGAATGAGACACAAATAGAGCATCATATATCACTGCTTTGTGTTAAACACTCTTGCACTGTGAGGTCTGAAGGTCTATAGAGAAGCCACGGTGATATAACTACTGCCCATCGACCCCGTTGGATCAATGTACAGGGCAGCAGGGGCAGCAGAAGCTCACAGGCAGCGAAAGTTCACTCCAGATAACAATGTCAATATAAGATGAATTTGAATAGATATTTCAAGATAAGAGGCGTTATCACTAAGGTGTCTCCGCGGGTGCAAGAAAGGATGATCGCAGAGAGTTCAACCAGAGGTTTTCCAGGTGTACGGTCACACAGAGATTAGGTGTCACTGAAGATCATTAACTGCAGAGCACTTTAGTCAGCATATTGTCCGTCATTGAATCTGACTTATtctcttcattcatttaaatttcAATTGGCTCTTGACTCTTTCCAGCCCTGAGATAGCCACTGAGATATCAGCCATATGTTGTGATCCATCTTCCCATTTAATCCCTGAACATTATTAACAAATGACAGatgaaagtatttaaaaaaaataaagctaaaAGGTAAGTTAAACTCTTTAAAACGTAGTGTTTTCGATGATTAAGAAATACAGTAAAGAAATTGAAAGTGCCTACCCTGGCAGTGACCGTCGTGTTCCACCTGGATCTTCAGCCCACTCAGACAGGCGTCTCTGTGGAGCTCACAGTGGTTCCTGTAGGTCTTGCCGTTGCTGCCACATACCGACCTCTTGTGGGGCTTGCAGCTCTGCAGAAAGAGAAGACTAGTGTCACACCGGTCCGCATCCTAATTTGCTCGAATCGGTCGCCACGTGGTGGCGTCTTTCCCGCTGATCACTGACCTCTATGCACAGACAGCTGGGCTCCCCTTTCTCGCTGACCGCACACTCCCTCCCGGCTCCACAGAAGACATTGGCGCACACTTTGCTCTTGCTCTTCGGTTCCTGAAAGCACATCAGCAATTTAGATGACCATTAGTCACACTGATGTCGTGTTGCTGCAAGATTTACATGCCCATCTGGAAGAAGTGACTCAGACAAAACCAAATCATAACacacaaaacataaatatgttaagTGGATCCAgatcagcaacacagtaaagcGCAGTACGTGACTAATGTGATTCCGTGCAGGTGTTATTTTGAGCTACGACTGGCTGATGATGGATGTTCACCAGAAAAACTGATaatgttttctgtatttttcccCCCAGGAACCAGTGTGTTGCCAAGATCTCAAATGTGATAAATCAATGACGTAAATAGGGCTGTCAATTGCTTAGCAGACATCAATTATGAGTGAAATGCAAAGGAACTGATGTACTTTTTTAATGATACCCTCTAGTCACAGTGCCAGGCTTTTATGATACTATTAATGCAACTATGCCTGAAAAGAGCTTAAAATTCTCAAATGTTCCAAAAATGTAATTAGATTTTTTATTCAGCAGtttacttttaatttaattctaatttactcccagttggacatgagaaaacattcagaaataaaaaCTTACTTGACTAGGGAAATGACTACGCACTGGGGAAATTTATCTCTCCTTATTTTAAATAGATATAATTGATAGATAAttgatttcactttttttagGGAAAGGGGAAGACTAACATGGTTATAAAATAGATCCTTCCCAAAGCAGCAGTTTTTAAGTTAAGAGCCTCTCTGTGACTGTCTGGCTCCATGCAGGAAATGGATAAGAGTGCACACAGTTCAGTGCTCCGAGAAGGTGAGCAAGCAGCGCAACCTTTATCGCCCCAGGAAATTAATGTCAGCTGGTGGGATTGCAACTGACCTCTGCCGCCccacacatcgccccctggaaACGTAAGCTACAGTAATCTCCATCTCCAAAGCTATCAGCGCTACACTGACTTCGTCCAGTTTGTCCCACTGAATATAAATTCAACTGCAGTACAATATTCAGGTCAACTGGCATGGAAACATGGAAGCCATGTGAACTGGAAACCTgacattgatttttttccaaTTAATTGCTTCTTATTCTTGCTTCCCAGATGagattttttagttttgaaaacatttgttttatcagtatcattttgttttctagTACTTCATGGAAAGCCATGCAACTAATTAAACCttatattttaaacatttttctctACATTGATATCATAAACCACACTTCTCTTTCAGCTTTGTTTTCACCATATTGTATCTTTAGTCGGTAAATATGCAATAATATCACATGAACTTGTATGTACTCACGCTCAACACTACTTAATTAATAACACTTTTTAATAACTTTTTGAATTGCTTCCAAGTCCATCACAATGTTGACGACTGCATCGACACACAGCAGCACAACTTTCTTATTGCGGCTCCAAACCTTGTTCCGTTTCAGAATTattgacttcatttttattaGATGAGTTTCTAGGTCTTATAACACAAATTATCTTGTCGTCCAATATCATATAATAAAGGCAACTGTAAAGTCAGCTCAGTTAAGCACCACATTGAGTTCAGTAAAGTACTTCACATTAAGAGGGGGGGTTATTCTAAGATAAGTCCTGAAGTTCAAATCTTCTtctgtatttaatttaaacaatggctttttttctgaagtACCCTTCCTGAATCTGACTAATTTGATTGTGCTGCTTAGAAAGGACAGACCTGCCACCAATGACCTCACAGGACGCATaaaccaaccaatcacaagacGCCACGCAAACCTCCACAAACCCCTTTATGGACCCTCATAAGCTCCTCCTGTaattgtgcatttgtgtgtgtttccacatCTGGAGACCGTGTTTTCCTTTGGGCTCATTCCCATGCTCTGCGAAATCGACTGCCCAGCCCGTTTTCTTCAGACTCCCCCCTCTTTTTAAGCGGCTGCTTCCTGTAAGAGCGAGACAAACCCTTGGCCTTGTGTGCGAGAGTGCACGTGAGCTGGCGTCCACGTGTGAACTATGAAGCCAAATCTCTGGAATCTTGGTTTAAATGAATTCTTGAGCAAAAAGCTCAGTCATGATTGAGAGAAGGAGACAGGGAAAGGAAGGGAGTCAGATGCCTTACAGTCCAGTGCAGCAGTtacaagagaaagagagagtttCTTTTAGGACCGAGAGATTCTCAACAGTTCAGGTGGGACACTTCAAAGCTTCAGCCTTAGGCATGTTGGGCACTCcagtgtgtgagacagagatgAGCCAGGAACCTGTAGAATCCTGTGATGAATATTGAATGAGATGAGTAGTCTGGCTCTAGCGCCGTCTCTAAATGTTTCAGCCGACGTGTCTGACATTTAGCTAATTGAAATCACGGGCTTTGTCTATTGATCCAAACGGCTGTTGCTATGGTGAGAGTGTGTACGGTCTGCTCTGTTATCGAACAAAAGAAATTGCACTCAATTATTTAATCGCAGCCCATTTGTTTCTATAACTAGTCGGCCatcaggagaggagagaagtaGAAAAGAGAATTATGTGACCAAGTGTAAGTGACTACGTCCTGTGTTATGGAAACATTACAGAAAGCCTGAGCCATCGGTCTTCAGTATGCTTGGGCTTAGACTGTGGTAATCAAAGAAATTGTCAAAAGCTGACAGGTGTCATGGAGACCAGCTGTCAATGAGCCACGATAGGAGCCAGCTAGTTGGTAAGGCAGTCAGCCTTCGCAACCTTGTGGCAGTGCTCCATCACATTTCTCAGCCCCTTCTGGAACCACCCCATTTCACTCTATCAATCTTCCAGCATGGAATACTTTTCCACCACAGGCCACACACGCTCATTTTTCACCAACTCTTGACCTTCATATGCCGGTTCATTTATTCCTATGAGCCCCTTCATCCACAGTGAAATCACAGGGTTGGTTTCGAGTATCACAACCagccatcccacttctgacaccaccaCAATTAAGACGACAAAAGTTGAGTGAatctcaaataataaaaaaaaacactctagTGACGATGAAAGGAATGTACTTTATCTGATATTTTCAAAGACGCATATGCATGCAATGTTTTCCATTTGAAGTCAGAACAAGTCACTGTTTCTACCCCCATAAGAAAAATGTGCTGTCTGTTTAGTCCCGCATCATCGTCGCTTCGCGCCACATGAATGAATTTTATCCTTCCATCCCTCCCCATTGTCTCTCACTTTAACTCTCTGGTACTTCAATTCCTCTTTTTCTGCTCATTTTTCCATCTTACTCTCCCTGCCATGTCCTTTTAAGGAGGTTCGAGATGTGCCAGTGAGCTGGGACCCGCCTGCTCAGATTAATGGAAGCCGGCGAAGAGAAATAAGACCGCAGAAAGGAGAAGGACAAAAAGAGAATCTCATTATTAAGAAACAGGTAGAAGGTGAAGATCAgagcttttcctcctccttctcaagTCTGTCTTTTCCTCTGCCACTTGTTCAACGACCTCATGCTGAGGCTGACAGGTATTAGAGGCCGACGTATGCTCACTCTCTTTTTAATGCTCTTTCATTTCCCTTCAGCTGATAAACATGCATGGCAGCACAACCCCATCACACTTTTCAAAGCTTTCGCCTCACCAGATTTTAACAGAGAACAATCCGAATCACAGTGTCATTCAGATCAAATAGTCACGATTGCCTGATGATGAACTCATGATCAGAATAATGGAAGAGTGCCACGTTCATTTTAGATACCCACAATCACCTAGAAACAAAAGCTTTCCACAGTGTCGATACAATAAAGTTTAGATAGCAGGTGCAATGCGATGCTCTCTGGTCCTGTGTAGGCGGCAGCACAGAACTGGAAGAAAAGGTAGGAAAGAATAGAAAGTGCCACCgtgaaacacagcagtgagtaTGTCTTTTGTATAGCAGGACAGGATTTTAGTGAGAGTAAACAATTTCATGAatcgttaaaaaaaacaaaccaaaaaatttcTGATGGATGGACacatggatggatagacagacagacatctgtctgacagatagatagatagatagacagacagatagataggcaTCTGTTCAGACTTGAATGTCAGCGTGTGTCAGTGCATGGGTACTACAAAGGATTCAGCAAGGGAATCGATACCTCCACTCCTGAACATGCCACTTCACTGGCGCTGCAGATCAATTCCCTCTCAGCATCTCAACTGCTATTAGCATGGGAGATATAGACGTATGGATCGCAGACAACCGACTTCCGACACCTTCACGCACCATGgtgtgtgtgaaatgaagaTGGCGGTTGTAAAATTATGAATTTAACCTCCACTTTAACGCTGATGAAGTGGTAATCAGGATCTCTTTGATCGGTTGATGTGAAGGCTTGACACAATCCCAGGAGGTGCCTTGAGGGATGTCGGAAATGCAGTGGAGGAATGGATGCTACATTTTATTATGAACAGAATTCTTAGGTATGAAGTAAGTGCCgaataacaaaatataaaaacaatcataaaaatctAATAATTTATCACAGAAATACTTGCATCATGGATATACTGTAGTAGCTCAGGCCTTCCATGTTTGCAGTAGTGATTCAATTGGTATTATCAGAGTGGTTATTACAAACAATATTACCCGAGACGACCAAACCTGGGACCAAggccgagaccaaactgaatacagaacaagatatttttctgtttgttctcaAAGGAAACACTtgagttcttgatttattttgaaaaaacaacctcctgttttatttgcaaaatgaaataaatatgtgcGTCTATTTGACTAACAAACTTATGATTCTgcgttctgtattcagtttgatcTCGGTCTCGGTCTCTCAAAGTCTGGCGGGTCTTGAACCAATgatgttcatgatttaataaaGAAGGACATGAAGTGTATACGTGTAACAGCAGAGGCTGAATTGCTTTGGCAACCCACTGACGGGAAATGTCAAAAGACAAAGACGTGAAGAACACGACTCATTAAGCATTCAGTGTTTGAGTGTCCTGTATAAAGTGAAGGATGGATGATCCAAATGCTGCATTCAGATATTTAAAAAGGCATCACCATCAGAGAAAGGGGAAAACACAAACGACATAAACACTTTCTCTGTTTACTTCTTGAGGCATTTCACTTCTTGTGGAAAAAAAGCTCATGTCAAACAGCTTGTTTGGAAAAAATGCTTTCCAAAGGCGGTGGCATCAAAAACGCTGCCACATTCAGCAAACAACAATAGCAGTTATAATTCTGACATGTCTACTGCATTGTTCTTGTGgatgccatttgttttgaaaaacataataaatactCAACAAAGCTGGTTTCATGGCACAACGAAACTACGTCTGCCGCTTCTTCTCATCGGCTGAGTTAGAGCCAGTTATGTGGACAGAACAGAGAGGGGAAGTACTGCAGCACATTCCTAAGAAAAAGTGCCTCAGCTGGGGTCCGGGTAAGTTCGTATTGAGCCAAGAACCTCCTCAGTATGTAGGTCAATGAGGTGGCCCTGAtttccctcctcctcagacTTGTCCGCCTAATCTCTGTTGTCGCTCCAGCTCGAGACCGTCCGGCCCAGTTCATATGTCTGCTGTCACCCAAGCAGCAGAAAAAAGGCCAACGTGGACCCTCCCTGAACCTTCTGTGACCAGACATCACAGGTGGGACGCCGTCAGAACACCAAGCTATGAACCCACTTCTCTCCTATAACATATTTATGCGAGCTTCCAGCCAAATCTGGAAAGTACAAAAACATGGCATCATCTCCGGATTTGAGTCATCCCAGAAAGACCTTCAATAATTAAGACAGCTGTGCTGTTAAACCTTAAAATGTCTTTGAATCGGTGCATCACAGCTTGCCATCTGCTGTGAAGACCTAATATTAGAATGTAATTAGCTGCTTTAAACTTTTGCACCTCCAAATGTGCGTGTTTTTCTGACAGCATCAAATGCAACAAAGCTTATGAAATCCAGCCAGGAAAGCAAAGAGTAAGCCTTCAGAAGAGATTAGCTGACCAGAAATCAGGAGGTCAGGCTTCTGACAAACTCAAAATATGGGTGTGCCCGCATAAATTCAcctttgaaattgtaaaaaaaaaaaaacaaaaacaaaaagaaatcattATAGAAAATCTATCACCTCGAAAACAGATCAGCCCTAACAACCACAAACTCCAGAAAAGTCCATTCTGATGGAGCTCTCATATttgtccaaacaaacaagtgcagGAAATTAACTTTTCCTCAGCGTATTGCGTGTTGCTTCAACCAAGTTAAACTAACCATGCTCTTCGATATTCTAACGTATATTGTTGCACAGCGTCAAGGTCCTTTCGCTCACCAGCTCATGTTCTGCACACTGTTTATCATTGAGGGGCCAAAGTTTGTCTAATTAAAACTGAAGTAAAGGACAACCCGGGGTGGCCTCTGAGAGTGTCTTCACGGTCACTCTAGCAAAAACACCAGACCCTCACGACAACCACTTCATTCTGATCGTCTCTTATTCTTCGTATTACTTCTGATTCAGTGCGATAGGAATGTGCCGACGAATGATGTCACTCCAGGCCCTTAAGTCGACTCCCTCTCGTCTCTGGACTCAAGGACTACACCCTGACCAAATGCAGAGGAATGaagagaaaagtgtttttgaaaggAGGACAAAGGCACACAAAGAGCCAGTAGAAGGGAAAGTCGCAAGAAAGGACTAGAGAAAATCAGGAAATAAGTCACCGTCTGGGCAGAGCCACATCTGTTCGCAGTTAAAACGACAGCGAGGGACATAAACTGCTATGAACATGGCACCACCCCCTGCTTCCCCTCTCTGTTTGTCCCTTAAACTGCTGTGACAACAGGACTCACTGTCCCCACCACCTGACCCATATCAATCCAAGACAGCCACTTTTCTTTCTCCTGCCTGTGCCACACTCCCGATGTAGAAATGAATTTCGGCATTAATTTCAAGCATAATTTCCTCTATTTCTGCCTCTTTCTTTCCCAGTCAGCTCAGTTTTTCCTCTTCCAACGCCGGTTGAGAGGAAGGGAGGGTCCAGACTGAGGCTCGGGACAGGGGGAGTAACACTCTGGGGCCAGCACTGGGGTCGCTGCTCTAAATGTTTATGGCAGCAAATTATCTGCTGAAATGCACTCAACTGAGACAAAAACCTCTGACATCAATTATCCAAAGTAGCGATGACTCACATACAAAACATCCAGAGgcatttccatttcttttcataCCTTCATGCCCGAAATTCATCATGTTAATATCTAATTTGAGTCAATTACATTTGAATTGATATAGAGGGGGAGGGAGGCTTGGCAGCAGGGGAACAGTGATAACCACAACAGAGATGAACAGCTGCAAAAAAACTATGAAACCTTTGGAGATCCAAAccaaaatgtcatttaaagcTATTACAACAACACTAACATTGACTGGCTAAAGTCAAAATACAATTCCTATACTAGGACACTTTGAATCACTGCTCAACAAACGTATACATTATTCTTATATATTGTTATAT is part of the Synchiropus splendidus isolate RoL2022-P1 chromosome 10, RoL_Sspl_1.0, whole genome shotgun sequence genome and encodes:
- the fstl1b gene encoding follistatin-related protein 1b, giving the protein MLRCVAVLLLLVAAFCNAEEPKSKSKVCANVFCGAGRECAVSEKGEPSCLCIESCKPHKRSVCGSNGKTYRNHCELHRDACLSGLKIQVEHDGHCQEKKTDLVAASPVVCYAADRNELRSRVIQWLQTEVVPDGWFVKGSNFSEILLKYFKSYDNGDSQMDSTELLKFIQHNDSVVELQSYADQESNKLLRSLCVDALIELSDENADWKLSFDEFLNCLKPGFNPPEKKCALEDETYEDGAETQVECNRCVCACGNWVCTAMTCTDKKAAIHESADADGEMTEEEWNLRVAELNKHQETAEKMKASTKEA